The proteins below are encoded in one region of Brassica napus cultivar Da-Ae chromosome A6, Da-Ae, whole genome shotgun sequence:
- the LOC106352346 gene encoding transcription factor PRE5: protein MSNRRSRQSSSATRISDDQIIDLVSKLRQFLPEIRERRRSDKVSASKVLQETCNYIRKLHREVDNISDRLSLLLDSVDEDSQEAAVIRNLLM, encoded by the exons ATGTCTAACAGAAGATCAAGACAATCTTCAAGTGCTACGAGGATCTCCGATGACCAGATCATCGACCTCGTTAGTAAGCTCCGTCAGTTTTTACCGGAGATTCGTGAACGGCGCCGTTCTGATAAG GTGTCAGCATCGAAGGTACTGCAAGAGACATGCAACTACATAAGAAAGCTGCACAGAGAAGTTGACAATATCAGTGACCGTTTGTCGCTGCTCCTCGACTCAGTTGATGAAGATAGCCAAGAAGCTGCCGTCATTAGAAACCTACTCATGTAA
- the BNAA06G31270D gene encoding uncharacterized protein At3g28850 gives MGCTSSKHRKRCHHCRQGYCPVNMRQIQSVHHPSQHSDDSCHMVALSSTSLGSLKLCDSSDFSGNLVPAADESLEKRRVSVNGFGSEKEKLSSEMQAKLMEAKVWSSMMNEKIPKIVPKTPILTPPGEPETINTWEMMDGLEDSVSPNHVRSFSFDTAGGHGGACERPKLNGEVKPLWLQLEEEGLDDFDDFDPEIISSFRRSLQELPSEHPFNISIHDLKLRPQFKFSDEEEEEEEATGKDKVTLYFTSLRGIRKTYEDSCDVRSILKSIGVRVDERDVSMHSGFKEELKELLGDKFKNGVGVTLPRVFLGKKLLGGAEEIRKLNEEGKLEKLLQGCERVEENKNCNGQECEACGDVRFVPCETCSGSCKVYYEHEDDDNESVTEEREYGFQKCLDCNENGLIRCPVCCD, from the coding sequence ATGGGGTGTACGAGCTCGAAGCACCGTAAGCGATGCCACCACTGCCGGCAAGGGTATTGTCCGGTGAACATGCGTCAAATCCAATCGGTGCACCACCCATCTCAACACTCCGACGACAGCTGCCACATGGTTGCTCTCAGCTCCACCAGCCTCGGCTCTCTCAAGCTCTGCGACTCCTCTGACTTCAGCGGGAACCTTGTCCCCGCCGCCGACGAATCTCTAGAGAAGCGACGAGTCTCCGTAAATGGGTTTGGGTCAGAGAAGGAGAAGCTGAGTTCGGAGATGCAGGCTAAGCTTATGGAAGCTAAAGTATGGTCAAGCATGATGAACGAGAAGATCCCAAAGATCGTCCCCAAGACTCCCATCTTGACGCCTCCGGGAGAGCCGGAGACGATCAACACATGGGAGATGATGGATGGGCTTGAAGATTCGGTGAGCCCTAACCACGTTAGGAGCTTCTCGTTTGATACTGCTGGTGGTCATGGTGGTGCTTGTGAACGTCCCAAGTTGAATGGTGAGGTTAAGCCACTGTGGCTTCAGTTGGAGGAAGAAGGGCTTGACGACTTCGATGATTTCGATCCTGAGATCATATCTTCATTCAGGAGGTCTCTCCAAGAACTTCCCTCTGAACATCCTTTTAACATTTCGATTCATGACTTGAAACTGAGGCCACAGTTTAAGTtctctgatgaagaagaagaagaagaggaagctaCTGGTAAAGACAAGGTGACACTCTACTTCACAAGCCTTAGAGGTATAAGGAAGACATATGAAGATAGTTGTGATGTTAGAAGTATACTAAAAAGTATTGGAGTTAGAGTGGATGAGCGAGATGTGTCTATGCATTCGGGTTTCAAGGAAGAGCTTAAGGAGCTGCTAGGGGATAAATTCAAAAATGGTGTTGGGGTTACTTTACCTAGAGTTTTCTTGGGGAAGAAGTTACTCGGAGGAGCAGAGGAGATTCGGAAGTTAAATGAAGAAGGGAAGCTTGAGAAGCTTCTACAAGGCTGCGAGAGGGTGGAAGAAAACAAGAACTGTAATGGGCAAGAATGTGAGGCTTGTGGAGATGTAAGGTTTGTGCCTTGTGAGACATGTTCAGGGAGCTGCAAAGTATACTATgaacatgaagatgatgataatgaaaGTGTAACGGAAGAAAGAGAGTATGGGTTTCAGAAATGTCTTGATTGTAATGAGAATGGACTCATCAGATGTCCTGTTTGTTGTGATTAG